From one Verrucomicrobiota bacterium genomic stretch:
- a CDS encoding LysM peptidoglycan-binding domain-containing protein — translation MEHLSCCFRVIFVIAGLLLGGCTTPFMDRDRGPSPTDTLIRREQKPAWTAPEPLPIRRAFSTPRRPAPEVYVEETAPEVEVIEVIPAGAEYTVEKGDCLFGLAKRFNISFHELLTANKLDEHAQLYVGQRIILPGVDVAEIERTAAKTQTHKVKRNECLSKIAKKYGVSVRAIKSANNLKSDRIFEGQLLVIPGAGYVPTTVPEKKGSKPKEKPFEVDADGYYTLQKNDSLSKVAQKAKVRVRDLQEWNDISDPNKVTKGQKILVRAPRVSATKSVVPAAAPAPVLENTTVPVVEEQSTPLDPYAFMSDADFFNDNDIPIVPVTVKNPPVSN, via the coding sequence ATGGAGCATTTGAGTTGTTGTTTTAGAGTCATTTTTGTAATTGCCGGGTTGCTACTCGGTGGGTGTACAACGCCGTTTATGGATCGCGATCGTGGACCATCGCCAACGGATACTCTGATTCGCCGTGAACAGAAGCCGGCGTGGACTGCTCCGGAACCACTGCCTATAAGGCGTGCGTTTTCGACACCGCGTCGCCCAGCGCCGGAGGTATACGTTGAGGAAACCGCTCCCGAAGTTGAGGTGATAGAGGTTATACCTGCGGGCGCGGAATACACGGTTGAAAAGGGAGACTGTTTGTTTGGCCTCGCCAAGCGATTCAATATTAGTTTCCACGAGCTCCTTACCGCGAACAAGCTCGATGAACATGCGCAGCTGTACGTCGGGCAGAGAATCATTTTGCCGGGAGTTGACGTTGCAGAAATTGAGCGCACGGCAGCTAAAACGCAAACGCACAAGGTTAAACGCAACGAGTGTCTTTCAAAGATTGCCAAGAAGTATGGCGTCAGTGTCCGTGCAATAAAATCCGCAAACAACTTGAAGAGCGACCGTATTTTTGAAGGCCAGCTGCTTGTAATCCCGGGGGCGGGGTATGTCCCGACAACAGTTCCTGAAAAGAAGGGAAGTAAGCCTAAAGAGAAGCCTTTTGAAGTCGATGCCGACGGCTATTATACCCTCCAAAAGAATGATTCGCTTTCAAAAGTTGCGCAAAAGGCCAAAGTTCGAGTGCGAGATCTTCAAGAGTGGAATGATATTAGCGACCCTAATAAGGTCACGAAGGGGCAGAAAATTTTAGTACGTGCGCCACGTGTTTCAGCGACCAAGTCGGTTGTCCCTGCAGCGGCTCCGGCTCCCGTTCTGGAAAATACAACCGTGCCTGTTGTCGAAGAGCAAAGTACCCCGTTAGATCCTTACGCCTTCATGAGCGATGCCGACTTTTTTAACGACAACGACATCCCGATTGTTCCGGTGACGGTTAAAAATCCGCCGGTTTCGAATTGA
- the murD gene encoding UDP-N-acetylmuramoyl-L-alanine--D-glutamate ligase: MNCPVQSALRASLESQREPIAILGGGVSAQGAVQLLKKIGLPYAIYDQNPERGSMFDLAAAKCHQWVICSPSFTLEHPWTSLALAQGATCLSELDFASLYTTAPIIAITGTNGKTTVTTFLADFFKNLGYRAWSAGNIGRSLSEVVVCEQPGPEDFIFCEVSSFQAETSRCITFEHIIWTNFAPNHLNVHATLENYFRAKYRLVGSLLRLGGAVFCGVSVQQAAEQMGYILPNNTYVVQPSPSAPGAFAVAPQRENFALIEAFCRYLHVSKERFNAFTQRFSRPKYRLEDLGIVAGNHYWNDAKSTNFAALESALQNFSNKSVIWIGGGRSKGENLEDIIPVLKGRIELALLIGETGQELEPILKAAQIPALDVKNIESALEYIKNACIQGKTIVFSPAFSSFDQFENYMARGKSFEEHVFGLR, translated from the coding sequence GTGAATTGTCCAGTACAAAGCGCTTTGCGAGCATCGCTCGAATCGCAGCGCGAGCCAATTGCCATTTTAGGAGGTGGTGTAAGTGCTCAGGGCGCGGTCCAGCTTCTGAAAAAGATCGGCCTCCCATATGCAATTTACGATCAAAATCCGGAGCGCGGATCCATGTTTGATCTAGCTGCGGCGAAGTGCCATCAGTGGGTAATTTGTAGCCCCAGTTTTACCTTGGAGCACCCATGGACGTCTCTAGCTTTAGCGCAGGGAGCGACATGTCTTTCGGAGCTCGATTTTGCGAGTCTCTACACAACTGCGCCGATTATTGCGATTACAGGGACCAACGGCAAGACGACGGTGACGACATTCTTAGCCGATTTTTTTAAAAATCTCGGATATCGGGCTTGGAGTGCCGGTAATATCGGTCGCTCGCTCAGCGAGGTCGTCGTTTGCGAGCAGCCGGGGCCTGAAGATTTCATTTTTTGTGAGGTCAGTTCATTTCAGGCGGAAACGTCCCGGTGTATTACATTTGAACATATCATTTGGACGAATTTTGCTCCCAATCATCTCAACGTACATGCCACGCTTGAGAATTACTTTAGAGCAAAATATCGGTTAGTCGGTTCGCTATTACGTCTTGGCGGTGCCGTATTTTGTGGTGTTAGTGTTCAACAAGCGGCAGAGCAGATGGGGTATATCTTGCCCAACAATACTTATGTCGTCCAACCATCGCCAAGTGCTCCAGGTGCCTTTGCCGTTGCACCTCAGCGAGAAAATTTCGCCCTTATTGAGGCTTTCTGCCGGTATCTTCACGTATCGAAGGAACGTTTTAATGCATTTACCCAACGGTTTTCACGACCAAAATATCGCTTGGAGGATCTGGGTATCGTAGCAGGAAATCATTACTGGAATGACGCTAAAAGTACCAATTTTGCGGCCTTAGAGAGTGCGCTCCAAAATTTTTCAAATAAATCGGTTATTTGGATTGGTGGGGGACGTTCAAAGGGCGAGAATCTTGAGGATATTATTCCCGTCTTAAAAGGTCGTATCGAGTTGGCGCTGCTGATTGGTGAAACAGGACAGGAGTTGGAACCGATTTTGAAGGCGGCGCAAATTCCGGCACTAGACGTAAAAAATATAGAAAGTGCGCTCGAATACATAAAAAATGCTTGCATTCAAGGAAAGACCATCGTATTTAGTCCGGCGTTTTCGAGTTTCGACCAGTTTGAGAACTACATGGCCCGCGGGAAATCTTTCGAGGAGCACGTTTTTGGTTTGCGGTGA
- the ispE gene encoding 4-(cytidine 5'-diphospho)-2-C-methyl-D-erythritol kinase, whose translation MRSLSLRSPAKVNLFFEIHGQRPDGYCSITSLIAPITLCDTLRYDFTLIPHRKEITITSSKTLPFDDTNNTITQAVQYFQEATELEKLALENITLQKKIPTGAGFGGGSSNAATTLMALNDFYNNPFPDLSPLAQQIGMDCPFFLHQQSVQLATGRGELLEPIAIAPLLKDYHCLVFCPSFEIHTPDIYRLFKENPHSSNQQTALLKNTLRSPKKDFDIEALCFNSFEFLVLNIYPGLNTLFTALREHDFCPHLTGSGSGGFVLGKNSSELQEAQKIIWDQWPDCRLCELVTFDVADQPSKNFA comes from the coding sequence GTGAGATCGCTTTCTTTACGGTCGCCGGCGAAAGTCAACTTGTTTTTTGAGATCCATGGTCAACGCCCCGATGGCTATTGTTCCATCACATCCCTTATAGCGCCCATCACGCTTTGTGACACGCTCCGTTATGATTTCACCTTAATCCCTCACCGAAAAGAGATAACGATTACGTCCAGTAAAACTTTGCCTTTTGACGACACGAATAACACCATCACGCAAGCAGTCCAATATTTTCAAGAAGCTACAGAGCTCGAAAAATTGGCACTCGAAAACATTACCCTTCAAAAAAAGATTCCCACTGGAGCCGGCTTTGGCGGAGGCAGTAGCAATGCCGCCACCACATTGATGGCACTCAACGATTTTTATAACAATCCCTTTCCCGATCTAAGCCCACTCGCACAACAAATTGGAATGGATTGCCCGTTTTTTCTCCACCAGCAATCCGTACAGCTCGCAACTGGCCGTGGGGAACTATTGGAACCGATCGCTATTGCTCCGCTTTTGAAAGATTATCACTGTCTTGTATTTTGCCCGTCCTTTGAAATTCATACACCGGACATCTACCGTTTGTTTAAAGAAAATCCGCATTCCTCAAACCAACAGACGGCATTATTAAAAAATACGCTTCGTTCACCTAAAAAAGATTTCGATATCGAGGCGCTGTGTTTTAACTCTTTTGAATTCTTAGTTTTAAACATCTATCCCGGATTGAATACGCTGTTTACCGCACTGAGAGAGCACGATTTTTGCCCCCATCTTACGGGAAGTGGTAGCGGTGGATTTGTTTTAGGGAAAAATTCTTCGGAACTCCAAGAAGCACAGAAAATTATTTGGGATCAATGGCCCGACTGCCGGTTATGTGAACTCGTTACGTTCGACGTAGCCGATCAGCCATCAAAGAACTTTGCTTAG
- a CDS encoding amino acid ABC transporter ATP-binding protein → MIQIQRLKKHYGQGSVKALNGVTVDIRRGDVMVVIGPSGSGKSTFLRSLNLLEEPTSGAILFNGIDITKRSYVNSVGKTVTLDIDYYRQRMGMVFQHFNLFPHMTVLQNMTLAPRKVRHFPKRAIEQKAWALLERVGLKNKANAYPIQLSGGQKQRVAIVRALCMDPEVMLFDEPTSALDPEMVGEVLDVMKELAREGMTMVVVTHEMGFAREVGNRILFMADGKLLEEGSPNAIFEHPQHPRLRDFLSKVL, encoded by the coding sequence CTGATTCAGATCCAGCGCCTCAAAAAGCACTACGGTCAGGGCTCAGTTAAAGCGCTTAACGGCGTTACAGTCGATATCCGCCGCGGTGATGTCATGGTGGTCATCGGACCCTCAGGCTCGGGAAAATCGACGTTTTTACGCAGCTTGAACCTGCTCGAAGAACCGACAAGTGGCGCGATTCTCTTTAACGGCATCGATATTACGAAACGCAGCTATGTGAACTCGGTGGGAAAAACAGTGACGCTAGACATCGACTATTACCGCCAACGGATGGGGATGGTTTTTCAGCATTTTAACCTCTTCCCGCATATGACGGTCTTGCAAAACATGACCCTAGCGCCGCGAAAGGTACGACATTTTCCTAAAAGGGCGATTGAACAAAAAGCCTGGGCCTTACTTGAGCGTGTGGGCTTGAAAAACAAGGCGAATGCGTATCCCATTCAGCTCTCTGGGGGGCAGAAGCAGCGCGTAGCAATTGTCCGCGCGTTATGTATGGATCCTGAGGTCATGCTTTTTGACGAGCCAACTTCGGCGCTGGATCCTGAGATGGTCGGCGAAGTTCTCGACGTAATGAAGGAGCTTGCACGCGAGGGGATGACGATGGTTGTTGTAACGCACGAGATGGGATTTGCGCGTGAGGTCGGTAATCGTATTCTTTTTATGGCGGACGGAAAGTTGTTAGAAGAGGGCAGTCCGAATGCAATTTTTGAACACCCACAGCATCCGCGCCTGCGTGATTTTCTAAGCAAAGTTCTTTGA
- a CDS encoding amino acid ABC transporter permease — translation MMEHFIQVANFEKIIPYAKLFGEGFMVTVFLSLLAVMIGFALALVLATLRMSHYYPFLWLARTFPRIFGFLEYTSKGIKRESGFWYRLGRFNPLAFIAATYVELVRSTPVIVQIFIIYHGVFSLIKLPTGTLFGFIKFHRFLPGVIALGMNSGAYLCEIIRLGIQSVDRGQTEAARSLGLNRFQTFRYVIFPQALKNILPAIANEFVAIIKESAVTYTIGVQDIMSAVNAVRGAAFIVMEPLLVATGLYFCLCFPASKGVAYLEKRMRRGDQR, via the coding sequence ATGATGGAACATTTTATCCAGGTCGCGAATTTCGAAAAAATAATCCCTTACGCGAAGCTTTTCGGCGAAGGGTTTATGGTGACGGTTTTTCTTTCGCTGCTCGCGGTAATGATCGGCTTCGCGCTTGCGCTCGTTTTAGCGACCCTACGCATGAGCCACTACTACCCATTTCTTTGGCTTGCCCGAACTTTCCCAAGAATTTTTGGCTTTTTAGAGTATACGAGCAAGGGAATAAAGCGCGAAAGTGGCTTTTGGTACCGTTTGGGGCGTTTTAATCCCTTGGCTTTCATCGCCGCGACCTATGTCGAGCTCGTGCGATCGACGCCGGTAATCGTACAAATTTTCATCATCTATCACGGCGTTTTTAGCCTCATTAAGCTGCCGACGGGTACGCTTTTTGGGTTTATTAAGTTTCACCGGTTCTTGCCCGGTGTTATCGCATTGGGAATGAATTCCGGAGCATACCTTTGTGAGATCATTCGCTTAGGGATCCAGTCGGTCGACCGTGGGCAAACTGAGGCCGCGCGCTCACTGGGACTGAATCGCTTCCAGACCTTCCGTTATGTGATTTTTCCGCAGGCGCTGAAAAACATTTTACCGGCCATCGCTAACGAGTTTGTCGCCATTATCAAGGAGTCGGCGGTGACCTATACGATTGGCGTCCAGGATATCATGTCGGCGGTCAATGCGGTCCGCGGTGCGGCGTTCATCGTGATGGAGCCGTTACTGGTCGCGACGGGGCTGTATTTTTGTCTTTGTTTCCCGGCAAGCAAGGGTGTGGCCTATTTAGAAAAAAGGATGCGTCGTGGCGACCAACGATAG
- a CDS encoding transporter substrate-binding domain-containing protein, producing the protein MKKCVLLMLAVLAVAAFVWFGNKGECTKKTESVPVAQAREDYATMSLEELKPLLETITEGRLTVATSPDFAPYEFYALDGEGNPSLAGFDLALAGYIADYLGLELEIIPMDFDGVIMELQSGTVDIGMAGFTPDPVREAIMDFSKIYYQSGQSFICLKSNKDRYPDLAATDRAGLEIGAQTGSIQIDLAKKYSSHADIIPLAKVPEILAEVLSGKLDGAYIETPVAKSYQTNYPELCVALDVPCEIKGFAIGVAKNHPALLAAINLAVTAALDDGSMARFIREARELADGNTYEGLLGADGKVHP; encoded by the coding sequence ATGAAGAAGTGCGTTTTGTTAATGTTGGCGGTGTTGGCAGTGGCAGCCTTTGTGTGGTTCGGCAATAAAGGGGAGTGTACCAAAAAGACAGAATCCGTGCCCGTTGCCCAGGCCCGAGAAGATTATGCTACTATGTCGCTCGAGGAGTTGAAACCGCTGTTGGAGACCATCACTGAGGGACGCTTAACCGTTGCGACGAGCCCCGATTTTGCGCCGTACGAATTCTATGCGCTTGATGGCGAAGGAAATCCGAGTTTAGCGGGTTTCGATCTTGCGTTAGCGGGATATATTGCGGATTACCTCGGATTGGAGTTGGAAATCATTCCGATGGATTTCGACGGCGTGATTATGGAGCTTCAATCGGGGACTGTAGATATTGGGATGGCCGGGTTTACGCCCGATCCCGTACGCGAGGCGATTATGGACTTTTCAAAAATTTACTACCAGAGCGGACAGTCATTTATCTGCCTGAAGTCGAACAAAGATCGTTATCCGGACCTGGCGGCGACCGATCGAGCGGGATTAGAGATTGGAGCGCAGACGGGTTCGATTCAGATCGATCTCGCGAAAAAGTATAGTTCGCATGCCGATATTATCCCGTTAGCGAAAGTTCCTGAGATCCTCGCCGAAGTTCTGAGTGGAAAGCTCGATGGTGCCTACATCGAAACCCCTGTAGCGAAAAGTTATCAAACGAACTACCCTGAATTGTGTGTTGCGCTCGATGTACCCTGTGAGATCAAAGGGTTCGCGATTGGCGTTGCGAAAAATCATCCCGCGCTACTGGCAGCAATTAACCTTGCGGTTACGGCGGCGCTCGACGATGGGAGCATGGCGCGCTTTATTCGAGAGGCAAGAGAGCTTGCAGACGGAAATACGTACGAAGGTCTTCTTGGTGCTGACGGAAAGGTTCATCCGTAA
- the dapF gene encoding diaminopimelate epimerase, whose protein sequence is MELFKYQALGNAYLVCFDPGQLVSLTPKHIRQLCDLHYGLGSDGLLYSYPLPDPGHFRLKIYNPDASIAEKSGNGLRILAQFLFDTFNGDTVLITTDSGDCLCRKSSDTICVDLGEPQFSGPLLPSPSTQTVTLEGNSFNTTAVSMGNPHCVVWVSDVQQLKDDYVEHFGSQFEILPMFPEKTNVQFAYVASPDKIWAQIWERGVGRTLSSGSSAAAVFAAAYRQQLCGPTVTVKMPGGSLQMKLSGRSILQYGHAERVARCFTF, encoded by the coding sequence ATGGAACTTTTCAAGTACCAAGCGCTCGGCAACGCGTACCTCGTATGTTTCGATCCAGGGCAGCTTGTATCGCTGACGCCAAAGCATATCCGCCAACTCTGCGACCTGCATTACGGTTTGGGTTCCGATGGGCTTTTATATAGCTATCCGCTCCCAGATCCGGGGCATTTTCGCCTCAAAATCTACAATCCCGACGCCTCTATCGCGGAAAAAAGCGGCAACGGCCTACGTATTTTGGCTCAATTCCTGTTTGATACTTTTAATGGCGATACTGTGTTAATTACAACGGATTCGGGAGATTGTCTGTGTCGAAAATCGAGTGATACGATCTGCGTTGATCTGGGAGAACCTCAGTTTTCGGGACCATTATTGCCATCACCGAGCACCCAAACGGTGACATTGGAGGGCAATAGCTTCAATACTACCGCAGTTTCGATGGGCAATCCGCACTGTGTGGTGTGGGTTTCGGATGTTCAACAGCTCAAAGACGATTATGTCGAGCACTTCGGGTCGCAATTCGAAATATTGCCTATGTTCCCGGAAAAAACGAATGTGCAGTTTGCCTATGTCGCATCACCAGATAAAATATGGGCCCAAATTTGGGAGCGCGGTGTTGGACGAACGTTGTCTTCGGGGAGTAGTGCGGCAGCGGTCTTCGCTGCTGCATATCGTCAACAATTGTGTGGACCGACCGTGACTGTCAAGATGCCGGGTGGAAGCCTACAGATGAAGCTTTCCGGGCGATCGATTCTTCAATATGGCCACGCCGAACGCGTCGCGCGCTGCTTTACGTTTTAG